A window from Victivallis lenta encodes these proteins:
- the mutY gene encoding A/G-specific adenine glycosylase translates to MLTVPEEAVAPLLGWYGANKRSLPWRDNPTPYRVWISEIMLQQTRVEAVKPYYRRFMAELPDVESLAAVDDDRLMKLWEGLGYYSRARNLKKAARLVVDEYGGVFPHSRGELLKLPGVGDYTAGAVASIAMNLPEPAVDGNVLRVVSRLTGSREDIAKPQTKQAFSDALRKIYPPGRCGDFTQALMELGATVCLPNGEPMCLVCPWRGLCVACREGSTDEIPVKAAKKARSIEEKTVFLLRCGEKAAFRRRPRAGLLAGMWELPNVEGVLPAAQASAQAAQWGAEPLCAVPAGKAVHVFTHKEWHMQGFRIECGREAEAFAWMTRSEFEAALALPSAFRGFLDFLWRGR, encoded by the coding sequence ATGCTGACGGTGCCGGAAGAGGCGGTCGCGCCGCTCCTCGGCTGGTACGGTGCGAACAAGCGGTCCCTGCCGTGGCGCGATAATCCGACGCCGTACCGGGTCTGGATTTCGGAGATCATGCTCCAGCAGACCCGTGTCGAGGCGGTCAAGCCGTACTACCGGCGGTTTATGGCCGAGCTGCCTGACGTGGAGTCGCTTGCGGCGGTCGATGATGACCGGCTGATGAAGCTGTGGGAGGGGCTCGGCTATTACAGCCGCGCCCGGAATCTGAAGAAAGCCGCGCGGCTGGTGGTCGATGAGTACGGCGGAGTGTTTCCGCATTCGCGCGGGGAATTGCTGAAACTGCCCGGAGTCGGCGATTACACGGCCGGGGCGGTCGCTTCGATCGCGATGAACCTTCCCGAACCCGCCGTGGACGGGAATGTGCTGCGCGTCGTTTCGCGCCTGACCGGGAGCCGGGAGGATATCGCGAAGCCGCAGACGAAACAGGCGTTTTCGGATGCGCTGCGGAAGATTTATCCGCCCGGACGCTGCGGCGACTTCACGCAGGCGCTGATGGAGCTCGGCGCGACGGTCTGTCTGCCGAACGGCGAACCGATGTGCCTCGTCTGCCCGTGGCGGGGGCTTTGCGTCGCCTGCCGCGAGGGGAGCACGGACGAAATTCCGGTGAAGGCCGCGAAAAAAGCGCGGAGCATTGAAGAGAAAACGGTTTTCCTGCTGCGCTGCGGGGAAAAAGCCGCATTCCGCCGCCGTCCGCGGGCCGGGCTGCTGGCCGGAATGTGGGAGCTGCCGAACGTGGAAGGCGTGCTGCCGGCTGCACAGGCGTCGGCGCAGGCCGCGCAGTGGGGCGCCGAACCCCTCTGTGCCGTTCCGGCCGGAAAGGCCGTCCACGTCTTTACCCATAAGGAGTGGCATATGCAGGGCTTCCGCATCGAATGCGGCCGTGAGGCGGAAGCGTTCGCCTGGATGACCAGAAGCGAATTCGAGGCGGCCCTCGCCCTCCCGTCGGCCTTCCGGGGATTTCTCGATTTTCTGTGGCGCGGGCGATAA
- a CDS encoding LacI family DNA-binding transcriptional regulator, with product MAVSITEIARLAGVSTSSVSNYFNRPERVGAVTAARIRAVVGRTGYVPDERRPGPKTGDRIGVRAGCVLLLAVGCGSLREFLAQSGAVPFLDGVREGLRARGLSLLIDFASSANGLPAGFDSRKYDGLILFGGFADPADDRLLAGRIGAFPAVRCFPYGGAFPEEIEQVICDNGAAGGVAAGFLHRQGHRLVAVFNPDGGAPELVERADCFRRAAEAFRMEVVEFTVPPFRIIPPRLRGVRGRLLAEQFLRSPAVPSGAFFCTDDSLAGVWLAMGGRMKSLDPRHLVGCGADEWVLSLLDPVPATVDPDTAELGRRAVERVTARLRGEQLAPPVPVRPRLLPGRFGVSERAFAPRR from the coding sequence ATGGCAGTGTCGATTACGGAGATCGCCCGGCTGGCGGGCGTCAGCACGAGTTCGGTGTCGAACTATTTCAACCGGCCGGAGCGGGTCGGGGCGGTGACCGCCGCGCGCATCCGTGCCGTCGTCGGCCGGACCGGCTACGTGCCGGATGAACGGCGGCCCGGCCCCAAGACCGGCGACCGGATCGGTGTCCGGGCCGGCTGCGTGCTGCTGCTGGCCGTCGGCTGCGGCTCCCTGCGGGAGTTTCTGGCGCAGTCCGGCGCCGTGCCGTTTCTGGACGGTGTCCGGGAGGGGCTTCGCGCCCGGGGGCTTTCGCTCCTGATCGATTTTGCTTCCTCCGCGAACGGATTGCCCGCCGGTTTCGATTCCCGGAAGTATGACGGCCTGATTCTGTTCGGCGGTTTCGCCGATCCCGCCGATGACCGGCTGCTGGCCGGCCGGATCGGCGCGTTTCCGGCCGTGCGCTGTTTTCCGTACGGCGGCGCTTTCCCGGAGGAAATTGAACAGGTCATCTGCGACAACGGGGCGGCCGGCGGCGTCGCAGCCGGATTCCTGCACCGGCAGGGGCATCGCCTCGTCGCCGTGTTCAATCCGGACGGCGGTGCACCGGAGCTGGTCGAACGCGCCGACTGCTTCCGCCGCGCTGCGGAGGCGTTCCGGATGGAGGTCGTCGAATTCACCGTCCCCCCCTTCCGGATCATACCGCCGCGGCTGCGCGGCGTGCGCGGCCGGCTGCTGGCGGAACAGTTTCTGCGCAGTCCCGCTGTGCCGTCCGGCGCATTTTTCTGTACCGACGACTCGCTCGCCGGCGTCTGGCTGGCGATGGGAGGGCGCATGAAAAGCCTCGACCCGCGCCATCTGGTCGGCTGCGGCGCGGACGAGTGGGTTCTTTCGCTGCTCGATCCCGTCCCGGCGACCGTGGACCCCGATACGGCGGAACTCGGCCGCCGCGCGGTCGAACGAGTGACCGCGCGTCTGCGCGGGGAGCAGCTCGCACCTCCGGTCCCGGTCCGGCCGCGGCTGCTGCCGGGGCGTTTCGGCGTTTCCGAGAGAGCGTTTGCTCCCCGGAGGTAG
- a CDS encoding SulP family inorganic anion transporter, translating into MFRPVLFSDLKHYNFQTFRADLFAGLTVGVVALPLAMAFAIACGLPPERGLYTAIAAGFLISLFGGCRVQIGGPTGAFIIIIASIVAQHGLGGLAVSTLLAGVFLILLGLFRMGGLIKFVPFPVVTGFTSGIAVVIFSTQLKEILGLKADLPAEFLEKLKFCAGHLSETNLHALLLCLGTTAVILGCRKLFPRLPAMLIGMLAATVAAVIFHLDVETIGMRFGELPQALPSPSLPDFRWNELPQLFVPAMTIALLAAIESLLSATVADGMTGDRHRPDTELIGQGIGNIGSVLFGGIPATGAIARTATNIRSGARTPVAGIIHAVTLTVILLLFGSQAKLIPLAALAGIMIVVCMNMSECHVFVRMFKGPKSDWIVMVITFLVTVLVDLVAAVEVGVLLSALLFIRRMALAADIKLITGELGYDGCSEQPDPDATREKHIPAGVAVFEVQGPFFFGAVNRFQEMALGMLRSGRPKLIVLRLRHVPTIDATGLHVISDFAERCRRENIPLVLSGVRPQPFRQFHKYGVSNEVGPENVCENIDKALVRVNAILAEKND; encoded by the coding sequence ATGTTCAGGCCCGTTCTCTTCTCCGATCTCAAGCATTACAATTTCCAGACGTTCCGCGCGGACCTTTTCGCGGGGCTGACCGTCGGTGTGGTGGCGCTGCCGCTGGCCATGGCGTTCGCCATCGCATGCGGACTGCCGCCGGAACGCGGGCTCTATACCGCCATCGCGGCGGGATTCCTGATCTCGCTCTTCGGCGGCTGCCGGGTTCAGATCGGCGGGCCGACGGGGGCATTCATCATCATCATCGCGTCGATCGTCGCGCAGCACGGGCTCGGGGGACTGGCGGTCAGCACGCTGCTGGCGGGAGTATTCCTGATCCTGCTCGGGTTATTCCGCATGGGCGGACTCATCAAATTCGTGCCGTTCCCGGTCGTGACCGGCTTCACCTCCGGCATCGCGGTCGTGATCTTCTCGACCCAGCTCAAGGAGATCCTCGGGCTCAAGGCCGATCTGCCGGCGGAATTCCTGGAAAAGCTCAAATTCTGCGCCGGACACCTGTCGGAAACCAACCTTCACGCGCTCCTGCTCTGTCTCGGTACGACGGCGGTCATCCTCGGCTGCCGCAAACTGTTCCCGCGCCTTCCCGCCATGCTGATCGGAATGCTCGCGGCAACCGTCGCCGCCGTCATTTTCCACCTCGACGTCGAAACGATCGGCATGAGGTTCGGAGAACTGCCGCAGGCGCTCCCTTCCCCTTCCCTGCCGGATTTCCGCTGGAATGAACTGCCGCAGCTCTTCGTCCCGGCGATGACCATCGCGCTCCTGGCTGCAATCGAATCGCTGCTGAGCGCCACCGTCGCCGACGGCATGACCGGCGACCGCCACCGTCCCGACACGGAACTGATCGGGCAGGGAATCGGCAACATCGGCTCGGTGCTCTTCGGCGGAATCCCGGCCACCGGAGCGATTGCCCGCACCGCGACGAACATCCGCAGCGGCGCGCGGACTCCCGTGGCCGGCATCATCCACGCCGTCACGCTGACCGTGATTTTGCTGCTGTTCGGCTCCCAGGCGAAGCTGATCCCGCTGGCGGCGCTGGCCGGAATCATGATCGTGGTCTGCATGAACATGAGCGAATGCCACGTCTTCGTGCGGATGTTCAAAGGGCCGAAAAGCGACTGGATCGTCATGGTCATCACCTTTCTCGTGACCGTGCTGGTCGATCTCGTGGCGGCAGTCGAAGTCGGCGTGCTGCTTTCGGCGCTGCTTTTCATCCGCCGCATGGCGCTGGCCGCGGACATCAAGCTCATCACCGGCGAACTCGGCTACGACGGATGCAGCGAGCAGCCGGACCCCGACGCGACCCGCGAGAAGCACATTCCGGCCGGAGTCGCCGTTTTCGAAGTGCAGGGACCGTTCTTTTTCGGCGCGGTGAACCGCTTTCAGGAGATGGCGCTCGGCATGCTCCGCAGCGGGCGCCCGAAGCTGATCGTGCTGCGGCTGCGCCATGTGCCGACGATCGACGCGACCGGGCTGCACGTGATTTCGGACTTCGCGGAGCGCTGCCGCCGGGAAAACATCCCGCTCGTGCTCTCCGGCGTCCGCCCGCAGCCGTTCCGGCAGTTCCACAAGTACGGCGTGAGCAATGAGGTCGGCCCCGAGAATGTCTGCGAAAACATCGACAAAGCGCTGGTCCGCGTCAACGCGATCCTGGCGGAAAAAAACGATTGA
- a CDS encoding SAM-dependent methyltransferase: protein MDIPRIFTITESAHRIHNPFTEEKLATLGAVLRLAPGTRVLDLGSGSGEMLCTWARDYGIRGLGVDLCRLFTEQAKLRAEELGVAGRVEFIHEDAAGYVASEKAGVAACLGATWIGGGVAGSVELLAKSLLPGGIILIGEPFWRQVPPTEEIARSCFANSISDFLTLPDLVASFGGLGCDVVEMVLADQEGWDRYEAAKWLTMRRWLAANPGDDLAAEVRELLTSEPGRYVTYTREYLGWGVFALMMR, encoded by the coding sequence TTGGACATCCCTCGTATTTTCACGATTACCGAAAGCGCTCATCGCATCCATAACCCGTTTACGGAGGAGAAACTGGCCACGCTCGGCGCTGTGCTGCGCCTGGCGCCGGGAACCCGCGTGCTCGACCTCGGCAGCGGTTCCGGCGAAATGCTGTGCACCTGGGCGCGCGATTACGGAATCCGCGGCCTCGGCGTCGACCTGTGCCGGTTGTTCACCGAACAGGCGAAGCTCCGCGCGGAAGAGCTCGGAGTCGCCGGCCGGGTTGAATTCATCCACGAAGACGCCGCCGGTTACGTCGCTTCCGAAAAAGCCGGGGTCGCGGCCTGTCTCGGCGCCACATGGATCGGCGGGGGAGTCGCCGGTTCCGTCGAATTGCTGGCGAAGAGCCTTCTGCCCGGCGGAATCATCCTTATCGGCGAGCCTTTCTGGCGGCAGGTTCCGCCGACGGAAGAGATTGCCCGGTCGTGCTTTGCAAATTCGATATCCGATTTTCTGACTCTTCCGGACCTTGTCGCGTCCTTCGGCGGCCTCGGCTGCGACGTCGTGGAGATGGTGCTGGCGGATCAGGAGGGGTGGGACCGGTACGAGGCGGCCAAGTGGCTCACCATGCGCCGGTGGCTCGCCGCGAATCCCGGCGACGACCTGGCGGCCGAAGTCAGGGAGCTGCTGACTTCGGAACCCGGACGCTACGTCACCTATACGCGCGAATATCTCGGCTGGGGAGTGTTTGCGCTGATGATGCGCTGA
- the thiE gene encoding thiamine phosphate synthase yields MLKSCFRTRAEKAIAFDSADIYPVISSEFCLGRPVLDIFRAVAEGGAKLVQLREKHQGKRVLFDLAVACRPIANEYGILLIINDHVDVALAANADGVHLGQEDLPLAAARSLSDTLWLGNSTHNLEEALRAQKEGADCINIGPLFPTQTKEVGCSPLGLETMKQVAAQIELPFSVMGGIKARHIPELVRSGAKHIAMVTEITQAPDVAAKVRELRALFRC; encoded by the coding sequence ATGCTGAAATCCTGTTTCCGGACGCGCGCAGAAAAGGCGATCGCGTTCGACTCCGCCGACATTTATCCGGTGATTTCGTCCGAGTTCTGCCTCGGCCGCCCCGTGCTCGACATTTTCCGCGCGGTGGCGGAGGGGGGGGCGAAACTCGTGCAGCTGCGTGAAAAGCACCAGGGCAAACGGGTGCTTTTCGACCTCGCCGTCGCCTGCCGCCCGATTGCGAACGAGTACGGCATCCTGCTGATCATCAACGACCATGTCGATGTGGCGCTCGCGGCGAATGCGGACGGCGTCCATCTCGGGCAGGAGGATCTGCCGCTCGCGGCTGCCCGGAGCCTTTCGGATACGCTCTGGCTCGGCAATTCGACTCACAACCTCGAAGAGGCGCTGCGGGCGCAGAAGGAGGGGGCCGACTGCATCAACATCGGGCCGCTGTTCCCGACGCAGACCAAGGAAGTCGGCTGTTCTCCGCTCGGGCTGGAGACGATGAAGCAGGTTGCCGCGCAGATTGAACTGCCGTTCTCGGTCATGGGCGGCATCAAGGCGCGGCACATTCCGGAGCTCGTGCGCTCCGGTGCGAAGCACATCGCGATGGTGACCGAAATCACGCAGGCTCCGGACGTCGCGGCGAAGGTCCGCGAGCTTCGCGCGCTGTTTCGATGCTGA
- the clpB gene encoding ATP-dependent chaperone ClpB, whose product MNMEKLTNKSREALLEAQNIAVGNRNTELRDIHVLAALMRQEDGLVPSLLEKLGVSRQLFSKQVDEALAKLPTVQGGEQQVYQSREFSTLLVDAAKQAESMQDEYISVEHLLLAMFQATGSGALELLSKAGLTADKVLQALQSVRGNQRVTSADPEGTFEALKKYSRDLTLMAMQDKLDPVIGRDDEIRRVIQILSRRTKNNPVLIGEPGVGKTAIVEGLARRVVRGDVPENLKDRQVVALDMGALIAGAKYRGEFEERLKAVLKEVTAAEGKVILFIDELHTVVGAGASEGSMDAGNLLKPMLARGELHCIGATTLDEYRKYIEKDAALERRFQSVLVNPPSVEDTISILRGLKERYELHHGVKLRDSALVAAAVLSDKYISDRFLPDKAIDLVDEAAAALRTEIDSSPTELDENERRVMQLEIEITGLKHEKDAASVKRRENLEAEVAELKAEGKTLRARYENEKKAITDLRTLRESLDTARAKLEKATRDYNYEEAAKLQHGVIPGIERQIAEAEKKIKESGESRLLKEEVDEEDIAAIISRWTHIPVAKLVQSEKEKLLALSGRLHERVIGQSEAVAAVSDAVLRARAGLKDPNRPIASFIFLGPTGVGKTELARTLAADLFDDERAMVRIDMSEYMEKFSVSRLVGAPPGYVGYEEGGQLSEAVRRRPYSVVLFDEIEKAHPDVFNILLQILEDGIVTDSQGRTVSFKNTIIIMTSNIGSDRILAASGDVDALKEDLMIELRRHFRPEFLNRIDETLIFHALTKEEIKQIVDIQLRNLSKRLADQDIALEVTPEAKNLLADEGYDPSFGARPLKRAIIRLVETPVSRKIIGGEILPDTKLVIDRKGDELTFTDK is encoded by the coding sequence ATGAACATGGAAAAACTCACCAACAAAAGCCGCGAAGCGCTGCTCGAAGCCCAGAACATCGCCGTCGGCAACCGCAATACCGAGCTGCGGGACATTCATGTGCTGGCCGCCCTGATGCGCCAGGAGGACGGCCTCGTTCCGTCGCTGCTCGAAAAACTCGGCGTCAGCCGCCAGCTCTTCAGCAAACAGGTCGATGAGGCGCTCGCCAAGCTGCCGACCGTCCAGGGCGGCGAACAGCAGGTCTACCAGTCGCGCGAGTTCAGCACGCTGCTCGTCGACGCGGCCAAGCAGGCCGAATCGATGCAGGACGAATACATCAGCGTCGAACACCTTCTGCTGGCGATGTTCCAAGCGACCGGTTCCGGCGCGCTCGAACTGCTGAGCAAGGCCGGGCTCACCGCCGACAAGGTGCTGCAGGCGCTCCAGAGCGTGCGCGGCAACCAGCGGGTAACCTCGGCCGACCCGGAAGGGACTTTCGAAGCGCTGAAAAAATATTCCCGCGACCTCACTCTGATGGCGATGCAGGACAAGCTCGATCCGGTCATCGGCCGCGATGACGAAATCCGCCGCGTGATCCAGATCCTGTCGCGCCGGACCAAGAACAACCCGGTCCTGATCGGCGAACCCGGCGTCGGCAAAACCGCCATCGTCGAAGGACTCGCCCGGCGCGTGGTCCGCGGCGACGTTCCCGAAAACCTGAAGGACCGCCAGGTCGTCGCACTCGACATGGGCGCCCTGATCGCCGGCGCGAAGTACCGCGGCGAATTCGAGGAGCGGCTGAAAGCCGTGCTGAAGGAGGTCACCGCCGCCGAAGGCAAGGTCATCCTTTTCATCGACGAGCTGCACACCGTCGTCGGCGCCGGAGCCTCCGAGGGCTCGATGGACGCCGGCAATCTCCTGAAACCGATGCTCGCGCGCGGCGAACTGCACTGCATCGGCGCGACCACGCTCGACGAATACCGCAAATACATCGAAAAGGACGCCGCGCTCGAACGCCGCTTCCAGTCGGTGCTGGTCAATCCGCCGAGCGTCGAAGACACGATTTCGATCCTGCGCGGACTCAAGGAGCGCTACGAGCTGCACCACGGCGTGAAGCTGCGGGACAGCGCACTCGTCGCCGCCGCCGTGCTGTCGGACAAATACATTTCCGACCGCTTCCTGCCGGACAAGGCGATCGACCTCGTCGACGAAGCCGCCGCCGCGCTGCGGACCGAAATCGACAGCTCGCCGACCGAACTCGATGAAAACGAGCGCCGCGTCATGCAGCTCGAAATCGAGATCACCGGGCTCAAGCACGAGAAGGACGCCGCTTCGGTCAAGCGCCGCGAGAACCTCGAAGCCGAAGTCGCGGAGCTGAAGGCCGAGGGCAAGACGCTGCGCGCCCGTTACGAGAACGAGAAAAAGGCGATCACCGACCTGCGCACGCTGCGCGAGTCGCTCGACACCGCCCGCGCCAAGCTCGAAAAAGCCACGCGCGATTACAATTACGAAGAGGCGGCCAAGCTCCAGCACGGCGTGATTCCGGGCATTGAGCGCCAGATCGCCGAAGCCGAAAAGAAGATCAAGGAATCCGGCGAATCGCGGCTGCTGAAGGAGGAGGTCGACGAAGAGGACATCGCGGCGATCATCAGCCGCTGGACCCACATTCCGGTGGCGAAGCTCGTGCAGAGCGAAAAAGAGAAGCTGCTCGCGCTGAGCGGCCGGCTGCATGAGCGCGTGATCGGCCAGAGCGAAGCGGTCGCGGCCGTCTCGGACGCCGTCCTGCGCGCCCGGGCCGGGCTCAAAGACCCGAACCGGCCGATCGCCAGCTTCATCTTCCTCGGCCCCACCGGCGTCGGCAAGACCGAGCTGGCGCGGACGCTCGCGGCGGATCTCTTCGACGATGAACGTGCGATGGTCCGCATCGACATGTCCGAATACATGGAGAAATTCAGCGTCTCCCGTCTCGTCGGCGCGCCTCCGGGCTACGTCGGCTACGAGGAAGGCGGCCAGCTCTCCGAAGCGGTCCGCCGCCGGCCCTATTCGGTCGTGCTGTTCGACGAGATCGAAAAGGCGCACCCGGATGTGTTCAACATCCTGCTGCAGATCCTCGAAGACGGCATCGTGACCGACTCGCAGGGACGCACGGTCAGCTTCAAGAATACGATCATCATCATGACCAGCAACATCGGCAGCGACCGGATTCTGGCCGCCTCGGGCGATGTGGACGCGCTGAAGGAGGACCTGATGATCGAGCTGCGGCGCCACTTCCGGCCGGAGTTCCTGAACCGGATCGATGAAACGCTGATCTTCCATGCCCTGACCAAAGAGGAGATCAAGCAGATCGTGGACATCCAGCTCCGGAACCTGTCGAAGCGGCTCGCCGACCAGGATATCGCGCTCGAAGTCACGCCCGAGGCGAAGAACCTGCTGGCGGACGAAGGGTACGACCCGTCGTTCGGCGCCCGGCCGCTGAAGCGGGCGATCATCCGGCTGGTCGAAACGCCGGTTTCCCGCAAGATCATCGGCGGTGAAATCCTGCCGGATACGAAGCTCGTGATCGACCGCAAGGGCGACGAACTCACGTTTACGGACAAATAA
- a CDS encoding helix-turn-helix transcriptional regulator produces MSILRKIEQFNELCVVCFPFEGDERLYMPLCGMTYCRPNYALGRRASRECVLEYIVSGRGEFTTERCRCFPAQGDIYIAHRGSTYSYRTDPDDCWVKIWFNIQGTLIDDLLRLYRLEHVEYIPNSGQEELFRGCLEQMQGNTGSAHETATLVAHKLVYGIARQLYSDAPACRNPIAAELKSWIERNAVRTLSLPELSRKFGYSPSQLIRIFQREYGETPYQYFLKKKLELAAVMLRNTGKSVKEIAFTLEFSDAYYFSNIFKRHYGISPRDFRQL; encoded by the coding sequence ATGAGCATTTTGCGCAAAATCGAACAATTCAACGAACTCTGCGTGGTCTGTTTTCCATTCGAAGGAGATGAACGGCTCTATATGCCGCTTTGCGGCATGACCTACTGCCGGCCGAATTACGCCTTGGGGCGGCGCGCTTCGCGCGAATGCGTGCTGGAATATATCGTGAGCGGGCGCGGCGAATTCACCACCGAGCGCTGCCGCTGCTTCCCGGCACAGGGAGACATCTACATCGCGCACCGCGGATCGACCTACAGCTACCGGACCGATCCCGATGACTGCTGGGTGAAAATCTGGTTCAATATCCAGGGAACGCTGATCGACGACCTGCTCCGCCTTTACCGCCTCGAGCATGTCGAATACATCCCCAACTCCGGGCAGGAGGAGCTTTTCCGCGGCTGTCTCGAACAGATGCAGGGCAATACCGGCAGCGCCCACGAAACGGCGACGCTGGTCGCCCACAAGCTCGTTTACGGAATCGCCCGGCAGCTTTATTCGGATGCCCCGGCCTGCCGGAATCCGATCGCCGCCGAGCTGAAGAGCTGGATCGAGCGAAACGCCGTCCGTACGCTCTCGCTGCCCGAACTCTCCCGGAAATTCGGCTATTCCCCTTCCCAGCTGATCCGCATCTTCCAGCGGGAGTACGGGGAGACGCCCTATCAGTATTTCCTGAAAAAGAAGCTCGAACTGGCGGCGGTCATGCTCCGAAATACCGGGAAATCCGTCAAGGAGATCGCCTTCACCCTCGAATTCTCAGACGCCTATTATTTTTCGAACATCTTCAAACGCCATTACGGAATTTCGCCCCGCGATTTCCGGCAGCTGTAG
- a CDS encoding sugar O-acetyltransferase, which translates to MTEKEKSHAGLLYQPNDPELSADRDLTVKKLYEYNHIHPLDREARQAAIRNIFGKVGENCTVEQPLFCTYGYNTTVGDHFFLNVNCKLMDSGKITIGSHVFIAPNVCIITEEHAMDVEQRLAGLEYTHPVNIGDNVWICAGVIVLPGVTIGANSVIGAGSVVTRDIPPDSLAVGNPCRVIRSLP; encoded by the coding sequence ATGACGGAGAAAGAAAAATCGCATGCCGGCCTGCTGTACCAGCCCAATGATCCGGAGTTGAGCGCGGACCGCGATCTCACCGTGAAGAAACTGTACGAGTACAATCATATTCATCCGCTCGACCGCGAGGCGCGTCAGGCGGCGATCCGCAATATATTCGGAAAGGTCGGCGAGAACTGCACGGTGGAGCAGCCGCTGTTCTGCACCTACGGCTACAACACCACGGTCGGCGATCATTTTTTCCTGAATGTCAACTGCAAGCTTATGGACAGCGGGAAGATCACCATCGGCAGCCATGTATTCATCGCTCCGAATGTCTGCATCATCACCGAGGAACACGCCATGGACGTGGAGCAGCGCCTGGCCGGGCTGGAGTACACGCACCCGGTGAATATCGGCGACAATGTCTGGATCTGCGCCGGCGTCATCGTCCTGCCGGGCGTGACGATCGGGGCGAACAGCGTGATCGGCGCCGGCAGCGTCGTCACCAGGGATATTCCGCCGGACAGCCTGGCTGTCGGCAATCCCTGCCGCGTGATCCGTTCCCTGCCGTAA
- a CDS encoding DUF1559 domain-containing protein has protein sequence MKKQAGIPLPRTCHPWSHQPFTLIELLVVVAIIAILAAMLLPALTLAREKARGSNCRSNLKQLGVGLSFYASNNSDHITYSGRSASYWPWTVQLAPYVGYGTNESGLIDDANSKKKVFHCPSSTQEAYVAGDDLQRYGQSNSYAQNSSLDIAYFTGNAGQEGSGRKLTAVKSPSQAGYLLESEGAPTPWICFEFPAWAKFSHTGSMNILYLDGHAKSVLQSRWAELSYIDVWAKAQYPFWSHY, from the coding sequence ATGAAGAAACAAGCCGGCATCCCCCTACCCCGAACATGCCATCCGTGGAGTCATCAACCCTTTACGCTCATCGAGCTGCTGGTGGTCGTTGCGATCATCGCAATCCTGGCCGCCATGCTCCTGCCCGCACTGACCCTGGCCCGGGAAAAAGCCAGAGGCAGCAACTGCCGCAGCAACCTCAAACAACTCGGAGTCGGTTTGTCCTTCTACGCTTCGAACAACAGCGACCACATCACCTATTCCGGGCGTTCCGCCTCTTACTGGCCCTGGACCGTGCAGCTTGCCCCCTATGTCGGCTACGGGACAAACGAAAGCGGGCTCATCGACGATGCCAACTCGAAGAAAAAGGTGTTCCACTGTCCGTCGAGCACGCAGGAAGCCTATGTCGCCGGCGACGATCTCCAGCGCTACGGCCAGTCGAACAGCTATGCGCAGAACAGCAGCCTCGACATCGCCTATTTCACGGGGAATGCCGGGCAGGAAGGCAGCGGCCGCAAACTGACGGCGGTCAAATCGCCCTCCCAGGCAGGTTATCTGCTTGAATCGGAAGGAGCACCGACGCCGTGGATTTGTTTCGAATTTCCGGCATGGGCCAAGTTTTCCCACACCGGCAGCATGAATATTCTGTATCTGGACGGCCATGCGAAGTCCGTGCTCCAGAGCCGGTGGGCGGAGCTGTCGTACATCGATGTCTGGGCAAAAGCGCAATATCCGTTCTGGTCCCATTACTGA